From Garra rufa chromosome 19, GarRuf1.0, whole genome shotgun sequence, the proteins below share one genomic window:
- the LOC141293139 gene encoding uncharacterized protein, producing the protein MTLSCICFCLFVWVPAAAIPTFQATSSVLFAKINGSESLTCECPDHSCQEVFWYRYLERTKTLQFLLYVNSAGREQHGENLDATRFKGSTSSGQRVVYTLRITGLQKDEIGLYSCMFKTKNDMPVGYYIMPGVNPPTVQPPTVKTVKPKKTCYCKPSSPLKGCEQTVLWPAIGALLLLAITLAGTLYYFSRLPKKCRHRFAKTNALR; encoded by the exons ATGACCCTCTCTTGCATCTGCTTTTGTTTGTTCGTATGGGTGCCAG CGGCTGCGATCCCCACCTTCCAGGCTACATCGTCTGTTCTTTTCGCCAAAATCAATGGCTCGGAAAGTCTGACCTGCGAATGTCCAGACCACTCCTGCCAGGAGGTTTTTTGGTACCGATACCTTGAGAGGACAAAGACACTTCAGTTCCTCTTGTATGTCAACAGCGCTGGCAGAGAGCAACATGGAGAAAACCTGGACGCCACTCGCTTTAAGGGCTCCACGTCCTCTGGACAGAGGGTGGTCTACACCCTGCGTATAACAGGACTACAGAAGGATGAAATCGGCCTCTATTCCTGCATgtttaaaactaaaaatgataTGCCTGTCGGATATTACATAATGCCTGGAG TGAATCCTCCAACAGTTCAACCGCCAACGGTCAAGACGGTGAAACCCAAAAAGACCTGTTATTGCAAACCCTCCAGCCCTCTTAAAG GCTGTGAACAAACGGTGCTTTGGCCAGCGATAGGTGCTCTTCTGCTTTTGGCCATTACACTTGCGGGCACACTCTACTACTTCAGTC GTCTACCTAAGAAGTGCAGACATCGATTTGCCAA GACGAATGCGTTGCGATGA
- the LOC141292611 gene encoding uncharacterized protein, with translation MSELEGRVSCSPQCAETDKIKNTDDINPETVQNTNTNISQVEEGSQSDSDLLKGLLTDNFCHICEATLLYESQRVSHYEGKKHAQKVRIYLQNKKAKINNPSQDCGGLLRGLSAEKFCELCNMVFSSPTVAKSHYEGKVHAKNMRKTNPLPPVAPVLEIHTAPVVLPSEPAVQNPISQEQKDTAGLGDQEVDLSDPNKYCTLCSASFNNPLVAQQHYSGRKHQRNQARQDMLDQMGEQSEHVSSLTCPICCLTLSSIEMYQAHMQGNKHFVKEKKVMDLCKSQKKVYDSFQDELADYIQVQKARGLEPKAGPATVGQASKGLDESANEGPQITEDIPHPAQLVPRLPPPGFPQPHWQPQFQPQVNQFGFGMQGPVPHCRLGYIPHARPPFTPGHLYKRGRSPESLSSSSFSDSSSYTSSSTDSSSSYDSRERRRRKRKVKKRGKSRRDQDEGSDIERGERKKSRKGDRRGSVEGEEDRKKWKERRKRERSSGEDEEARSKRRASKKSKRHGDGQHAKRQKEEELLEKQEVEVRKEPQGKMEEHVEVRTEMKDGKHKHKKEKKKGKEKMNQEDNRTEEERLWDETILGVF, from the exons ATGTCCGAGCTCGAAGGTCGTGTATCGTGTTCTCCGCAGTGTGCGGAAACCGacaaaatcaaaaatacagacgATATCAATCCAGAAACAGTACAAAACACTAACACCAATATTTCTCAGGTTGAAGAAG GGTCTCAGAGTGACAGCGATCTTCTCAAAGGCCTCTTGACAGATAACTTCTGTCACATCTGTGAAGCAACCCTGCTTTATGAGTCCCAGAGAGTTTCTCATTATGAG GGGAAAAAGCATGCACAAAAAGTCAGGATTTACCTGCAGAACAAGAAAGCTAAAATAAATAATCCGAGCCAAGATTGTGGAGGCCTTTTG AGAGGTCTGTCTGCAGAGAAGTTCTGCGAGCTGTGCAACATGGTATTCAGCTCTCCAACTGTGGCCAAGTCGCATTATGAGGGCAAAGTTCATGCTAAGAACATGAGAAAAACAAATCCCCTGCCACCTGTAG CACCCGTCCTAGAAATACACACAGCTCCTGTTGTCCTCCCATCAGAGCCTGCTGTGCAGAATCCGATCAGTCAGGAGCAGAAGGACACTGCTGGCTTGGGCGATCAAGAGGTTGATCTTAGTGACCCCAACAAGTACTGTACACTATGCAGCGCTTCCTTTAACAACCCTCTGGTCGCCCAGCAGCACTACAGCGGACGGAAGCATCAGCGTAACCAGGCCCGACAAGACATGCTGGACCAGATGGGAGAACAGTCAGAACATG TAAGCTCCCTGACTTGCCCGATTTGCTGTTTGACGCTCAGTTCGATAGAGATGTACCAGGCACACATGCAGGGAAACAAACACTTTGTCAA AGAGAAGAAAGTTATGGACCTGTGCAAATCTCAGAAGAAAGTGTACGACTCCTTCCAGGATGAGCTTGCTGATTACATCCAGGTGCAGAAGGCCCGGGGACTGGAGCCCAAAGCAGGGCCAGCCACCGTGGGACAAGCAAGCAAGGGTCTGGATGAGAGTGCAAATGAAGGTCCACAGATAACAGAAGACATACCTCATCCTGCCCAGCTGGTACCACGGTTGCCACCTCCTGGTTTCCCTCAACCTCACTGGCAACCTCAATTCCAGCCTCAGGTCAATCAGTTTGGCTTTGGGATGCAAGGCCCTGTCCCACACTGTCGGCTGGGATATATACCCCATGCCCGTCCTCCTTTCACACCTGGTCACCTGTATAAAAGAGGGCGGAGCCCTGAATCATTGAGCTCCTCCTCTTTCTCAGACTCCTCCTCCTACACTAGCAGCAGTACTGACAGCAGCAGCAGCTACGACAGCAGAGAGAGGAGGAGACGGAAGAGGAAGGTGAAAAAGCGAGGGAAGAGCAGAAGAGACCAGGATGAAGGGTCTGATATAGAACGAGGTGAACGGAAAAAGAGCCGGAAAGGAGACAGGAGAGGAAGTGTAGAAGGAGAAGAGGATAGAAAGAAATGGAAGGAgagaagaaaaagagaaagaagcTCTGGTGAAGACGAGGAAGCCAGAAGTAAAAGAAGAGCAAGCAAGAAAAGTAAGAGGCACGGGGATGGACAGCATGCAAAAAGACAAAAAGAAGAAGAACTCTTGGAGAAACAAGAGGTTGAGGTGCGCAAGGAACCACAGGGAAAGATGGAGGAACACGTAGAGGTCAGAACAGAAATGAAAGAtggcaaacacaaacacaaaaaagagaagaaaaaaggcAAAGAGAAGATGAATCAAGAAGACAACCGGACAGAAGAGGAACGGCTCTGGGATGAGACGATTCTTGGTGTTTTTTAG
- the LOC141292425 gene encoding ectonucleoside triphosphate diphosphohydrolase 2-like — translation MDKLFVKFLVSAAIFLFGIVSILLLTVSIHEMREPPEFMYGVVLDAGSSHTALYIYRWPADKLNGTGVVTQHSECHVKGGGISSYAGQRGEAGRSLEECLKQAMRDIPPDRHHRTPVYLGATAGMRLLKIANPDKASQILQEVKQKIKSFPFNFRGAVILSGQEEGVYGWVTVNYLLENFIKYGYVGRWLNSGRKTVGALDLGGASTQITFETPETVENELNRMTLRLYGQEYSLYTHSYLCYGKEEALRQILAYLIESQGNASKVYNPCYPSDFRDDFKLEKVFDSPCTASKRPKPYNPHSWIRVQGTGDYQSCLGNTSNIFSFQLCRFSQCSFNGVFQPNISGGFMAFSAYFFTHSYLQQSTGMKITTSAQLEEATQAVCNMTIEEMTKKAPDLKKYLKDYCAVAVYIQVLMLRGYNFDERSFQNVAFQKKAGEASVGWALGYILSVSSLLPEEPAGFRKGLSPAAWTGLLILLTVLLTATFCYMAVQVIRRKKSNEGVS, via the exons ATGGATAAACTCTTTGTTAAGTTTCTTGTCTCAGCGGCGATCTTTCTGTTTGGAATTGTGTCTATTCTACTTCTTACAGTATCTATACATGAAATGAGAGAGCCACCAGAGTTCATG TATGGGGTTGTGCTGGATGCTGGCTCCTCACACACTGCCTTGTACATCTACAGATGGCCTGCGGACAAGTTAAATGGCACAGGCGTGGTCACCCAGCATAGCGAGTGTCATGTCAAAG gAGGAGGAATCTCTAGTTATGCTGGGCAGCGGGGTGAAGCGGGCCGCAGCCTTGAGGAGTGCTTGAAGCAGGCCATGCGGGACATTCCCCCAGACAGACATCACCGCACCCCTGTGTATTTAGGAGCTACTGCTGGCATGAGACTTCTGAA aattgccaATCCTGACAAAGCATCTCAGATTCTTCAAGaagtaaaacaaaaaatcaaatcCTTTCCTTTCAACTTTCGAGGAGCAGTAATTTTGAGTGGTCAGGAAGAGGGGGTTTACGGTTGGGTCACTGTCAACTACCTCCTTGAAAACTTCATAAAG TATGGCTATGTAGGCCGCTGGCTTAACTCTGGCAGAAAAACAGTCGGAGCGTTGGATTTAGGTGGGGCGTCCACACAGATCACCTTTGAGACCCCAGAGACTGTTGAGAACGAGTTGAACCGTATGACCTTGCGGCTCTATGGCCAGGAGTATTCCCTCTACACACATAGTTATCTGTGTTATGGTAAAGAAGAGGCTCTCCGTCAGATCCTGGCCTACCTGATTGAA TCCCAGGGTAATGCTAGCAAAGTGTACAATCCCTGTTACCCATCTGACTTCAGGGATGACTTCAAGCTGGAGAAAGTGTTTGACTCGCCTTGTACAGCGTCTAAGAGACCCAAACCTTACAACCCTCATTCCTGGATCAGGGTTCAAGGCACCGGGGACTACCAAAGCTGCCTTGGCAACACTTCTAATATATTTTCCTTCCAGTTATGCCGCTTTTCTCAGTGTTCTTTTAATGGAGTTTTCCAGCCCAACATCAGCGGGGGCTTCATG GCCTTCTCAGCCTATTTCTTCACTCACAGTTATCTCCAGCAAAGTACAGGGATGAAGATCACCACCTCTGCCCAGCTAGAGGAGGCTACCCAAGCTGTGTGCAATATGACCATAGAAGAG ATGACAAAGAAAGCTCCAGACTTGAAAAAATACCTGAAGGATTATTGTGCTGTCGCAGTGTATATACAAGTCCTTATGCTTAGGGGTTATAACTTTGATGAGCGTTCTTTCCAAAATGTTGCTTTTCAGAAAAAG GCAGGTGAGGCGTCTGTGGGCTGGGCTCTGGGTTATATTCTTAGCGTGAGCAGCCTTCTTCCAGAGGAACCTGCGGGCTTCAGAAAGGGACTGAGTCCTGCAGCATGGACTGGCTTGTTGATTCTCTTAACTGTCCTCCTCACTGCCACCTTCTGTTACATGGCTGTCCAAGTGATTCGGAGGAAAAAGAGTAATGAAGGTGTCTCATAG